Within Aspergillus oryzae RIB40 DNA, chromosome 2, the genomic segment CGAGCTCCGAACACGACCTTCAGGAACCTCCCCAAGGCTGAGACATGTCACAGTACCGGACATCTGGCGCCGTTCGTCGTATTCAGCAAGGGTTCCATCAGCATCCATCTCAAAGTACACGATCTCTCCCGAGCTCAGTGCCACCGCGACTTGGCGCTCGTTTGTCGCGGCTGCCACGATGGACCGATGCTGAGGTGCAGGCCACTCATTCACTCGACGATCGGCCATAATATGACGAATGCCTCGAGGGTGAATTTGAATTAAAGAATCCTCCCCAAGCTGTTGAACGGCGAGAGTAGGGGCAGATGACAGAAAGCCAGTATCAGTCACTTCCTCCACGGTTTCACCGATACTGAGAACAAGAGTGCCATTCGcgaaggaaaggataatGTAGGCATCAAACTCATCAGCCCGAGTGAGTTTAGTAGTCCAAACAGCCGAAGGCACACTGGGGAGTTCCGAGTCGACGATCTCAGACACCTCCAAGCCGTGCTTGAGCGTTCTGAACGTGCTACGAGCACCCGTTCCAGAGATAGTATAAATCTGAGGCGCATCTTCTTCGGAAAGATTTGCAACCTTGCTATCAATCAACGGATTCAGGGAGTTGATAGTTTCAACGAGATTCAGATTTTCTGCACTTCGAGGTCGGAAATATATAGGCTCAAGTGGGACAGAAGGATCCGCAGAAAAGTTTTCACTGCTAAATTCgatttcctcgtcatcgtcaccgAGTTTCTCGAATTGGTAGAAGTGGTGATTTCCTGCCTCACTGGCAACATACAGGAAACCACTCTTAAGGATCAACAGGCTCGATGCGACTGGAACCGTGTCGAAGTACTTGATCTTCAGTCTCTTTACTTCGCCAGTCAATTGACCATTGTCGTCTTCAACCATGTCGATGTTGAGCTTGAAGAGATCGCCGTCTTCAgtctggaggaggaaaaagaaggcaccCCTCATCTTATGCATCACACCGGCCGTGATAAAGCGTTTACGTTCAGGGTTTTCTGTTGGACCACTACGCCGGGGGATGGGTACCCTGAAGGCATCTTGGTTTGAGTGTCGGTAGGTGACACTGTCCTCAGCACAAACCAGGACTCCGCTAGGGCCATCGGCACCTCCAGGCACCTGGAAGAGCATCGACGACGTGCGATCGACAGGGTCCGCCCACTTACGCACGACGTGATTTAGTCCAAGGTCCAGTTCGTAGTATACTAGAagcttctcggcttcttcgtACGCCTGACCCGTAGGATCCTGATCAGACTCGGAGTAGTCCACCTCAAGAGCCGCGAAGATCGGGTTTTCATACCCTACATCCAATGCGGACATCGCAAAGACCAGTGTCTGTGGCTTGTGTGCTTCAAGCGGCGAAGATATCGTCAACTCGGCCTGCGAGTTCCGATTTAGAACGTAAACAAGCTTATTCTTCTCCACAGATGCAATGAGACAAGCTCTGCCTTTCGGATCAACCGCCAGATATTGGCCGGGGATCACACGACGGACACCGGATTTGCCAAACGTCTCCAGGTGAATACGGTTGAACCGATTCTGGGATGGCACATACTCAATGATAGTGATGCGTCCAGAGTCGGAACCAATGATGATGTAATCTAGATGCACCTTTCAGCAAAAGTCATGGACTAGCACCCAGCGTCAACATCGCTGACCGGGGCACGTCCCACCTCCAAGGTGGTCGGCTCGGCAGTTAAGGATCGTGCTGCCCGGAAGCTTGAAGAATCACTAAGATGATCTCGGAATCACACCAAGGGGAATGTCGAACATACCTTTATTACTCCCCGCTAGTCGGAAAGCAGCCAGAGAGCGAATGATGCCGAAGACATCTTGAGAAAAAAGTGGGGTGACTTTGCCCTGAGTGGGATCGGGACGATGAATAGTGAGCTTTGACCCCGACGCGGTGACAATCTGCTGTTCCTTGGTACCTGCAAACTGACCCAGGATGGCCTGTGTAACAGCAGTAGGCGGCTGAATTGTCAGGGAGTACATGAACATATGCGAGGTGGTAGCCATGGTGGGTAGCTAGGCTCCTTCCAAGCCTGGAGCAGACAGACGATGCTGTGTTTTGTTTACTGCACAATTGCAACCAAAGTTGACTTTAATGTGATACCATTCCCATTGCTGCAGATAAAAAgattgaggaagaggactcTCGAGAACGAGTGTCCTCGCAATGGGTTAGCGTGGGAGTCTTGAGAGCAAGACGCGACAATTCACCCGATTGTGTCCTGAGGAGAAAGTGAAAATTCCGGtgggaagagaatgaagctACACTAGTTTGACATGTTTGTTCTATATCACGTGAACAGTATTGGTATTACCTCCCATGTCATTTCTTCGCACAGATTCCCCGACTCATAGCGGTATGTAAATTACACGCAGCGCAACAGGTCTGTCCCGCTTTCCGAAAAGGCGGACGATGGGTTTCTGCCACCTTCTACCTTTCCGTTCCGACTGACGCTATCAGCACTGGCAGCCTGTGCCGAGAAGTGGCATTGTTCACTACTTACTGCCGCTATTCCGTTGCTCACTTACTCTTtacttcttcatctccttcttaCATCCTTTCATTCTCCGACGAACTAATTGAGTTCATATCACcatccttcatttctctAGGGCGGTGGTTTTGTAACGACCCTTAATCTAAACCCCTCCCCCTCGGTCCACTCCCCGAAAGTACGTTATAATGGCTGATGACACCGCTACGGCGGAGGACTCGCCCGTCACCTTCAATATCAAGTCTTCGAATGATGCGAAATACACTATCACCCTTCCGGTATCTACGCAAGTGTCAgagttgaaagaaaagcttgCGACGTCGGAATATGCGGATACCCCGGCGGAGCGTCAGCGCCTAATCTACTCGGGAAGAGTATTAAAAGATAATGAAACCCTGGCTACGTACAAGATTAAAGATGGACACACCATCCATCTGGTAAAGAGTGCTGCTAGCAATCAGCGCCAGGCCGGCACTTCTCAGACTGCCTCGGCCTCCACGCCATCAGGCACCTCTGCTACTCCAGCCGCTGGTGTCCCCACAAACCTTGCGGCTGGCACAGGCAACAACCCACTGGCCGGTTTGACTGGCGCACGATATGCTGGTTTTGCGCAACTTCCAGGGGCTGGAATGTTTGGCCCAGATGGTGGCGTAAGTGGTCACTGGCATAAAATTTAGCCCATTGAACGATGCTAATCATGACGTTTAGATGGGCCCTCCTCCTGATGCCGACTCTATGCTTAATATGCTCGAAAACCCTCAATTCCAGTCTACTATCAATGAAGCTTTACAGAACCCAGCGATGATTGATATGATGATTCAACAAAATCCCATGTTGCGCGAAATGGGTCCCGGCGTGCGGCAAATGATGCAGAGCCCCGAATTTCGCCGTATGCTTACCGATCCCAATTCGCTTCGCCAGGCGATGCAACTTCAGAGAGCCAtgggtggcggtggtgggcttggtggtggtagcgCATTCCCTGCTCCGGGGGTCACAAACACAACACCAGAGGAAAGCCAAAACGGCCAGAATAACAACGGCGCTACTCCTGCCCCTGGCGCACCCGCGTTCAATCCATTCATGCCTCCGGGCCTTGGAGCTGGGAACCCTTTCGCTGCCCTTTTCGGCGGTAATCCAGCAATGGGCGGCGCGAACCCGCCCAGTACATCAACTGCGACGGGTACCGGTCAGACTGAGACTGCACAGAGAGCGGCTGGAGATGCTGCAGGGGGGGATACTACCACAGGAGAGGgtcaaaaccaacaaaatgCTCAGAATCCATTCGGGCTCCTTTTCAACCCCGCCATGTTCGGGGCACAAGGCGGTCAGGTGAACCCTTTCAATCCCCAACAAAATCCTTTCCTTCGCGATCCCGCTTTATTATCGCAGATGATGCAGGCAATGGGCGCACCACCAGGAGAAGCTGGCGCAGGTGGACTTGGCGCCAATCCCTTGGCGGCGCTCCTTGGAGGCAGTGGATTTGGAACCCCCCCTCCACAGGACAACCGACCGCCTGAGGAAAGGTACGCAGAACAGCTTCGCCAGCTCAATGATATGGGCTTCTATGAGTTtgagaggaatatcgaagcGCTGCGACGAGCAGGTGGCAGTGTACAAGGCGCAGTGGAATATCTGTTGAGCCATCCTTCTTGAGTTCTCACACCGATCTGTAATGGCGTGTTGGCCAAACGGCCTTCTTTCGTGGAGCGATTGTTTTCATTGACGGCTTCTACTTTATGACTACCCTGGCTGCATACTCTTTCGGATTTGATATAGGCTTGGAAGGCTTTCATGTAGGGAATGTCTCATGGCTTAGCAGAAAGGGCGTTAGTATAACAGAACTTCATGTTTTTTGATGTTACGATAGTATATCAACAGTTGAGTCTCGTATGCAGCTCTCTCTTTGTGTGTCCGGTGTGTTCCCGTTCCCGGTTTAAAGTGGCTTTCGGCGATAAAAAGTGGTGGGGAATAAAACTTATTCCACGATGTACCGTGTACTGGAGGTGAATACCGGTGGTATTGACTTACGTTGTCGCATTCAGATGGGCGGCGGTGAGATTATCGTTTTAGAAATGGACGCTAAACCTATTGTGGACAGAATCGGCCGGACTGTTCGATGCCAATGGATTGATGGGTCCCCGTGCTGAATCTCCTGCAAACCACTCAATACTTTAACTACTTTACCAATTGCTGCTATCCTGTCCACATCCACCTCCACACCCCTGactcctccccctccctcatcttcatttATTACCTAGTATCTACTTTATTCGACAGGCATTATATGCCGATTACACTCGTTACATCAGTTTAAACTATTACCTCTCGGACTTTCCATTCTCCGTCGCATTCTGGACCGCCGGTTCCTCTACATAGCATACATACACCTCATCTTATTCTACATTAGCCTTTGCTCTATGCTTGTTCCTCCTGCTTAACATAATACTTTCAACATCGCGCATACGACTTACTACTTGcgttcttctcatttttccttttaaGTGGCTTGTTAAATGGGGACGGTCTAGGGTAGCTTCAGTTGGGTTGAACTAAGTTACTGATCTACGCTTGTGATTCACGCACCCGCCACGTACATCCGAACTGTCGGTGCATGCTTCCTTGATAGCATCCGTTTTCTCTAATAGCGAGGGCTACCCTCCATTTTCCACCACCTCAATGATGGAGCTGAGATGCTTGTGGTGCCCTCAATGGGCTTTGTGGTTATTATTCGTCTCATACTCCTGCGCGTTCTACATACCTGGTAAGCTTTGATCAGCCTGTTAGGCCCATCGGACTCTACAACTGACACGTTTATGTTTGTACAATAGGCTATTCAGTCAAACGTTACGCCGATGACGAGTCGATTCCCCTTCTTGTGAACAAAATCTTTTCCGACCATACGCAGCTCCAATACGCCTACTATGACCTGCCTTTCGTCTGCCCCCCGAGCGGGAAAACGCATGGCGGCTCACCCTTCGGCTCGGGACATAGCGTTTCGCTTAACTTGGGAGAGATTCTACGTGGTGATCGGTTAATGACGTCTGACTTTGAACTGCAGATGGGAAAGAATGTGGAATGTCAAGCCCTCTGCACTGCGGAAGTAGGGCGCAAAGACGTCAAGTGGGCGCATCAGCTTATCAACGAAGGCTATGTAGCAGAATGGATCGTGGACAACTTGCCTGGAGCGACTAGCTTTGTCACCGTTGACCGTAGTCGCAAGTACTACGCAACTGGGTTCAAGCTCGGATCTCGGGACCCCTCACCCATTGATGGAAAACCACACTACTATATCAATAACCATTTCACCATCGTGATCCGCTGGCGGTCGGCACCTGAAGGTGGCAAGTTGATTGTTGGTTTCGAGATTTATCCGAAGAGTATTCGCGCCGAGGACCATGTGGAGAACGGTTGCCCCAAACAAGTACATGAGCACCACGACGGTCTGGAGCTTTACATTCCTCCAAACACATCAAAACTCCGTGAGATGTATCCCGGTTCTTCATATATTCCGGAAGACGACGGAGTTGACGACGGAACCACACTGAAGATTCCGTACACATACTCAATTTATTTCAAGGAGGACAACAGTATTGACTGGTCTAGTCGATGGGACCTCTATTTTAGCAACCAAGACGATAGCTCTATGACGCATTGGTTTGCAATTCTCAATTCATTGACTATATCTAGCGTTCTTGGGGTGGCTGTATATGTCATCTGGGGACGAACGGTGCAAGGAGATATCAAGGGTCGTGGAGACGGGGCAATGGATGAAGCTAAACTAAAGGCTCGAAGCGCAGCCAAAGCAAAGACtcttgaaagaaaaggggacgGTCTCTTGGACCACGGATCGGATCTTGAGCGAGATGCAGATATATCATCTGACGACGAGGGTCTCGAAGATGTCAGCGGTTGGAAACTCCTGCACGGTGACGTTTTCCGAGTGCCGGAGTACAGCGGCCTACTGGCACCGCTTGTTGGCTCTGGTATGCAACTGTTGTTTATGACCTCGggacttcttctgctcagtTGCCTGGGTATTCTAAACCCCAGCTTCCGTGGCGGATTCGTTAGTGTTGGAATGGGTTTGTTCGTATTTGCAGGCCTCTTCTCCGGCTACTTCTCGGCAAGGTTGTACAAAACATTTGGCGGTGCTAATTGGAGGAAGAACACGTTAATTGTATGTGTACCTCGACCggatatcttctttcccctttgaaGCTTGTGACCTGGACATTGCTAATGACATTAGACCGCTCTCTTCATCCCTGGTCTGACCTTCTGCCTCATATTCATCCTGAATCTCTTCGTTTGGGCACAGGCGTCCAGCACGGCAATCCCGTTTGGCACATTGATCGGTCTTCTTGCGCTCTGGTTGCTGATTCAGGTTCCTTTGGTTTATATGGGTAGTTGGTACGGTTATGTACGAACGGCGCCGTGGGAGCATCCAACCAAGACCATGTCAATCGCCCGACAAATTCCGCCGCAACCCTGGTACCTGCACAACACTTACGGACCCGTTTTGACAGGCCTGGCACCATTTGCCGTTCTATTCATTGAGCTTCTGTACGTATTTAAGAATTTGTGGCAGGACAAGAGTGGCTACTATTACGTGTTTGGCTTTTTGAGCGCCGTTTCGACTATCCTAATGGTCACGGTGAGTCAAGTGACCATCATCGCAACCTACAGTCAACTTTGCTCCGAGGTATGTTATATCCATTATTTATAAAGGATCGGGAAGCTAACTGAAGCAGAATTACCATTGGTGGTGGCAGAGCTTCCTGACTGGCGGAAGCAGTGCATTCTGGGTCTTTGCTTACTGCATTTGGTACTACTTCTTCCACCTTCATATCACCGGCTTCGTTTCTAGTCTGCTCTTTTTCAGCTACAGCTTCCTGGCATGTGCAGTATACGGCTTGTTAACGGGGACGGTCGGGTTCTTGACGGCCTACGCGTTTGTCCGACGTATTTACAGGTAAGCGGTATCTggtattgtatatatcagATGTTGGAGCTAATCCTGGCACAGCGGCGTCAAAGTTGATTGATCAATTTCAAGACGCATATTTGTCATCTGTCAACTTCTTACCCAGACGGGCTTACGTGAAACGGCATTTGGTGCAAGCATTCCCTATTCATTTCCCTTGCCATCTTCTGGCTCTTACGATATCCCCCTTCCCAGGTGCAATAAGCTACTGTGCTATTATTGACTTGTAATGTCATTTGGTCTGTGGCCTTTCTgtactttatatatatatattccgtCCATTAGCGAACTCAATCGACATTTACCAGTCTTAACGCGCGTTCCAGTCGTGATCTCAATTCTGTTGCCTTGATTTTTGCTAGCCGCGGAGCAGCTTAGTCAATTATAGCATCTCAATCACATCTAATGTGTCAAAGTTACCAAAACCAGCCGTAGCACAAACACTCAATAAACCACCTAGTAACTGTCCCCTCACAATATAATATAGCACTATTCAAAATCCCTCCAGAGCcatcaagaaacaaaaccacCCATCAGGACCCGGGGGAAAAAGCACCTGACTCATCATAGCGCAATGACAACCAGATAGACTCAAGTCAATTCTTCCCCAAAACGGCATTCCCATCCAGCCCCCCCGGCCACCAAACCCCACGAGCTTAGCAGAACTCCTCCCCAGCCACTAACTAACCAGTTCACACCCAGTCCCAGCAAAATCCAACTTCCAATACAAAAACCCCGTTACACGACCGCGTTTACCTGGTAGCACGAAAGGCTACAAGCGGAGATTCAAATCTAGAGTCCGCGTGACGTTCACTGGGGAACGAGGATAACCGACAGGAGTCTATGAATCGATGATGGTTTCGAATCATTGGTAAATTGGTACTTTCcatggatgaatgaattTGTAACCTTTTTTGTGGGGTGTGATTGGGTGGGTTGGGGTCATGTGGTATCTTGTCTCTGTagcactactagtacatatGTAATTAGTTCTGGGCGATGCTTAAGCAGTTTTAGTGGAGTTAGGTTGTCATGGAGGATGTATTTTGGTCTGGTTATAGGGGTTTTCTGGGGAGTCATATTCTGGAGAGAGGGTTTGTGGGGTTTGGTTCTTGATGGAAGGGGGTAGTTTTGGATACTCATGGGCGAGACTCAAGAGGATAGATAGATGTGTCTCTTTTCTACTCTGTATGTATATGAGATGAGACCAAGAACAGGTTTCTAGACTGTGCAGTTACATATCCGATGCGAATGAGGCACTAGTATTGGTAGGACAAGGAAATGACAGAGATGAAAACAGCAAAACTGAAAAAGTAGAGCAAACTTGATTGCGTCAGCTAGTAATCAATGAGATGGCAGAAACAGGCTGTGAATGAAGTAAGTTACTGTGACTCGGCATGTCCGTTCATGCATTTGGATTAAATTACATAGACTTTGTTTCAAATGTGTTACAAACGCTAGGCAGACGACGAGTGACCAATACCGATACTTTTTGCTTTTAGCTGGGGTTTGCAAATGCAATCAGCATGCATTAGGGTGTGCTTTAGTGTTACTGAATGTATTACTCCTGTACTAGTAAAcaatgcatgtatgtatgtattgttGGGTACGTAGTAATGgaaatgtatatacataGGGGATATGTCCCATTAATCTAAAATCTCCAATCACCGTCTTTACTGCTACGTTATCTACTACATCAGGCCAGAGTACTTGATTAATCATTTTGGACGGAACGGACTCCGTTTCAGCCCGACTCCATGATTATCGTGATCGCCTAGATGAAGGGGTCAAGGACGAGGTAAGACATAAAGTGCTCCTTACTGTTCATTGGAGGAAGTTGGAATTCGCATCTGATAAACCAAGTGCACAGATAGCAATGCACAGTCCCCGAGAATACGGACgggaggtacggagtactccatAATGAATCATTCATTTGTGGAGATGTTTCGCCCCTTGATGGCGTGATCGGAGAAACAAATGATGCATTTCCCTCACCTCGAGGGCTCGGCGTCCGGATGCGGACGAGAGGATGAGCTTCTTTTGGCTGTGAGCCTCTTATCAAGCAAACGATCTATGGCTCATGTCAAATTGGCATATTATCAATCAAGAACCGAAATGTCAACTGCGGAATGCAGATATCTGGTACGGAATGGCCTGATCTCCCGTGAAACTCCGGAACCGTAGCAGATCCCATTAGCCAAAAGCTTATCAGCAACTCCATTAACAGAAACCATGGGGAAACGGCCATTCGGCTGATCTTCTAGAAAGGCCTCATCGCATACGTAAGGGGAACGAACATCCAACACGTAATGCAGAGATCGACGAATGACTGACggagtggagatgatgccatcgacCCGCGGAATTGGTATAACGCTAAGCACGGCATCTGCAGGAAGCCTATTCTCTAGACATCTTACTGGTCTCCTGAACTAAACTAaattctgcagcttctgggGTAAAAGGGTCTGTGCAATACTGCGCATACATACGGTATTGATGAGTTGACAAGATCAGTGCCAAGATGCATTCATTCCGCTGGACTTGGCATTTGTTTACCGGCTCAGGTGACTGGGAGGGAGTACCGATAAGGCGAGATTCTTAGTATTCTAGCTTTCAAGGTTGGTCATTCTTCAAAGAATAATCAGTAAagatgtacatactacacTTGTATAATGGGTTGAATAGCATGGTTCACGATTCAAGTGTCGAATCTCAATTCGAACTGGCAACGAAATTAGAAGCGGGTTTCTACATCGTGTGTACTCAATGCAAGTCTCTCCACactgtctctccttccttttcacaCCCTGACGCGAATATGTGTCAATCTGCAGGGCAATCCTGCTTCACGACTAGTAGTCGCTTGAAAAGCGGTTCTTAGGATCCATATCGGCCCAGTCTTAAGAATATAAGCAAGACTTATGAAGTACTACAAAACATGGCAAAGGCGGAAGAAGTCTACCACGTGACGATCATAGTGGTTGGATTGTTGTGACCCCAGAATGTACCACATTTCATTGTGAACCGCCAAGTCTGTCACTAGCAATGAAAGAGACACAGTGATCTACATTAGCGGGTTGTGTAACTTAGTATCTGGGCCCGGTTGAATTGGAAAGTAAGGATCATAGAGCCGCCTGAACCAGCCCCAATATGAATGTGTCATGATGATGCGTGTGCCATGAAAATATCATTGGGTTCCTGGTAAAATCTGGGGAACCGGTACAATGCCCTGCTGAGCTTGCAAAATATGAAGCCTGTTGATACTGTGTGGTTGGAATTGTCGTACACTGTATTctgtatgtacggagtaaggatGAAATTGAGCCCAAAAATTGGCACTGGAATTAGGTTACGGGCGCGCATTAGCCTGCTGGCCAAAGAGGAGATAATATTCACCGCAACCTGAGGCCTTGCCCCGCCCAGAAATGTGTCTTATGTGTCTTGGCTGTGTGAAAGATGGCACATGACCCCTGACccaaagaggagaggagatggagcCTTCAGCCGTATCGAGTGGGAATGACACATgaattccttttcttttcctttcattgtTGAAACTCTCCCACTAGAGCCGGTATACGCTTGTAACTTTCTAACGGATCAGCCCGTTTTCTTACAAGGCTTTAGTCTATGGCACTAGAACTTGTTTAAGGAGCCACCCAATGAAGTCTCGTGGCGAACCAGCTGACGCGCCTAGCTTAGCGACTCAACCTGTGATGTGCCGGGGATCCTTGTCGGAACCGGCCGGGGGTGGAATTCAGGAACCAATCAGAACCTGTTCTAATGCCAAGTGCGCCAAGTCTTTGGGGAGTCCGGACTAGTGAGAAGGGGGTTTGAGACCCCCAGGCCCACTTCGGTTAGTAGGCTAGCTAGTTTACCCGTCCTAAACGAACTTCAGTCGACTTCGACTTAGGAAAGAATGCGAACAGAACAGGGTCAAATCCATTGACACTTGGTACGATCACTCTCGAAGACTTTATCTATTAAGGTGGAAAGTGGTAATTAGATGAAGCAGAAGGGAGATTGCAAAATGATAGGACCTGCGGACTCCGATGACTACCCGAGGGCTTTCGTGGCGATCTGACCAATCCTTTGGTCCTTGCCGGACCGCATTTCTCTGCCGGGAAATTACATCCTTACGCGGCCCTAGTAATCGGCACCTTGTCACAAAAGTGATCGTCTGTACTGAAgactatgtatgtactatgtagtatgtactacGGGGTACTGACAAGGCAACATGATTTTGGATGATCACAATCCGAGGAATCTACAAGTGGAAAGTCCTTCACTTGAATCATTGGTCTCGAAGTTTATTGCCCCTGCGTTCCAGCTCGTGGGGAATCACACCATCGTCTCCGCTAATGGTTCCATCGCTGCGGTGACATCGATTGTACCACACTTGATGTAGATCTCCGCTAATGCTCAATACATTCAATCATACCCACATGTAATTTTGGTTCGGGTACAAGTATGTACTTGCAAtgagtttttttttcccctcttatcttttttttcttctttcttctattACTTGGCCTTTATTCACCCTGAAAGCAATATCCGCTCCCCCTTAACGTTATTTATAActtgtctttcccttctccagCGTTcaccctttcctttccttcttcatccgtcaCCATTCTTCTCTTATTCCGGCCACCAACTCTTTAGCATAGTTTCTATCATTAGATTAGAGTGTGAGAAGAGGTCTCACCAATCGTCACCATGGCTACCAAGAAGCCCAACATCCTCTACATCATGGCTGACCAGATGGCTGCCCCCCTTCTGGCCTTCCATGATAAGGATTCTCCCATCAAGACCCCCAACCTGAACCGGTTGGCGGATGAGGGTGTGGTCTTCGACTCAGCCTACTGTAACTCTCCGCTATGTGCGCCGTCCCGTTTCGTCATGGTGACCGGCCAATTGCCCTCCAAGATTGGAGCCTACGATAACGCTGCCGACTTACCCGCTGATATCCCCACTTATGCCCATTATCTGCGCCGGGAGGGCTATCACACCGCTCTGGCTGGAAAGATGCATTTCTGTGGGCCCGACCAGCTGCACGGTTATGAGCAGCGTCTGACGAGCGACATCTACCCCGGTGACTATGGCTGGTCTGTCAATTGGGATGAGCCGGTAAGTTGCATTCCGAGTAGTTCGAATCCAAGGAGATCTCTGATCGTGTGTAGGAAATCCGTCTCGATTATTATCACAACATGTCCTCTGTTATGGACGCGGGTCCTGTTGTGCGGACCAACCAGCTTGActttgatgaagaagttATATATAAATCCACC encodes:
- a CDS encoding ubiquitin domain-containing protein DSK2 (ubiquitin-like protein), which translates into the protein MADDTATAEDSPVTFNIKSSNDAKYTITLPVSTQVSELKEKLATSEYADTPAERQRLIYSGRVLKDNETLATYKIKDGHTIHLVKSAASNQRQAGTSQTASASTPSGTSATPAAGVPTNLAAGTGNNPLAGLTGARYAGFAQLPGAGMFGPDGGMGPPPDADSMLNMLENPQFQSTINEALQNPAMIDMMIQQNPMLREMGPGVRQMMQSPEFRRMLTDPNSLRQAMQLQRAMGGGGGLGGGSAFPAPGVTNTTPEESQNGQNNNGATPAPGAPAFNPFMPPGLGAGNPFAALFGGNPAMGGANPPSTSTATGTGQTETAQRAAGDAAGGDTTTGEGQNQQNAQNPFGLLFNPAMFGAQGGQVNPFNPQQNPFLRDPALLSQMMQAMGAPPGEAGAGGLGANPLAALLGGSGFGTPPPQDNRPPEERYAEQLRQLNDMGFYEFERNIEALRRAGGSVQGAVEYLLSHPS
- a CDS encoding transmembrane 9 family protein (endosomal membrane proteins, EMP70), whose product is MELRCLWCPQWALWLLFVSYSCAFYIPGYSVKRYADDESIPLLVNKIFSDHTQLQYAYYDLPFVCPPSGKTHGGSPFGSGHSVSLNLGEILRGDRLMTSDFELQMGKNVECQALCTAEVGRKDVKWAHQLINEGYVAEWIVDNLPGATSFVTVDRSRKYYATGFKLGSRDPSPIDGKPHYYINNHFTIVIRWRSAPEGGKLIVGFEIYPKSIRAEDHVENGCPKQVHEHHDGLELYIPPNTSKLREMYPGSSYIPEDDGVDDGTTLKIPYTYSIYFKEDNSIDWSSRWDLYFSNQDDSSMTHWFAILNSLTISSVLGVAVYVIWGRTVQGDIKGRGDGAMDEAKLKARSAAKAKTLERKGDGLLDHGSDLERDADISSDDEGLEDVSGWKLLHGDVFRVPEYSGLLAPLVGSGMQLLFMTSGLLLLSCLGILNPSFRGGFVSVGMGLFVFAGLFSGYFSARLYKTFGGANWRKNTLITALFIPGLTFCLIFILNLFVWAQASSTAIPFGTLIGLLALWLLIQVPLVYMGSWYGYVRTAPWEHPTKTMSIARQIPPQPWYLHNTYGPVLTGLAPFAVLFIELLYVFKNLWQDKSGYYYVFGFLSAVSTILMVTVSQVTIIATYSQLCSENYHWWWQSFLTGGSSAFWVFAYCIWYYFFHLHITGFVSSLLFFSYSFLACAVYGLLTGTVGFLTAYAFVRRIYSGVKVD